From Ipomoea triloba cultivar NCNSP0323 chromosome 5, ASM357664v1, the proteins below share one genomic window:
- the LOC116018990 gene encoding magnesium dechelatase SGRL, chloroplastic, producing MHSMANTHFFIHQNAATFSSSSSSSPCYSCHVKPSMTPALLSASRKPTYNALVFQAVRLLGPPARFEASKLKVAFTGEETDTYSRVVPRTYTLSHCDFTANLTLTISNIINLDQLKGWYNKDDVVAEWTQVNGNMCLDVHCYVSGPNLLQELAAEFRYLIFSKELPLVLEAVLYGDSVLFKENPELTNALVRVFFHSSSKKYNHVECWGPLKDAVKGRPGDHINGLSSAARQDSRPHNIWGSAKSIFQALATFLL from the exons ATGCATTCCATGGCCAACACCCACTTCTTCATCCATCAAAATGCTGctacattttcttcttcttcttcaagttcCCCTTGTTATAGTTGCCACGTCAAGCCTTCCATGACTCCTGCTCTTCTTTCCGCCTCCAGAAAACCCACCTACAATGCCCTTGTCTTCCag GCTGTTAGACTGTTAGGTCCTCCAGCAAGATTTGAAGCTTCTAAGTTGAAAGTTGCATTTACTGGAGAAGAGACGGATACATATAGCAGAGTTGTGCCAAGAACATATACACTTTCACATTGTGATTTTACCGCGAATTTGACATTAACCATCTCGAATATCATCAACCTCGATCAG TTGAAAGGGTGGTATAACAAGGACGATGTGGTGGCTGAATGGACACAAGTGAATGGAAACATGTGCCTCGATGTCCATTGCTATGTGAGTGGACCGAATCTCTTGCAGGAGTTGGCTGCAGAGTTTAGATACCTAATTTTCTCCAAGGAATTGCCATTG GTACTCGAGGCTGTCTTATATGGCGATTCAGTTCTCTTCAAAGAGAATCCAGAGCTAACAAATGCTTTAGTTCGAGTCTTCTTCCATTCTAGCTCAAAGAAATACAACCATGTCGAATGCTGGGGCCCCCTCAAGGATGCAGTAAAG GGAAGACCGGGAGATCATATCAATGGACTGTCATCTGCTGCAAGGCAAGATTCTCGACCTCATAACATTTGGGGAAGCGCCAAGTCTATCTTCCAAGCACTTGCAACCTTTCTTCTATAA